In the genome of Bacillota bacterium, one region contains:
- a CDS encoding glycoside hydrolase family 99-like domain-containing protein gives MNQTRTEAEWRFDSPDVLEVWRANGEITDVRFENGAMRFRTTGSDPILEYIPLLDLQAVPHQAIEIELKATTPGVAELFWSNTTQSPYGGFLPEKRTDFVVKGDGQWHTYRVFPFWQKEGRIVRLRFDPYGIGEFHLRAIRIVRLAGLGVREGQRDFVFRDNRVNWLAWHGAQMQMTASGARLQLTEPDGFVAGRVGIEAERFQMVAVRLRSSGVRRCAIVFATTEAYGLQQHAFEVIPDGKSRLYNIDMLDSRNWSGEVVMLGIRPGERAGDAITLEEVRVASEPLGAPDVHVLFFGIEDALPRVQSPLTVTLRVVNRGGQPAREMRVSLQLPPTARVLQPLHSPAAELPFGGEAEWRWLVSFSRAWKGYFQAQLRAANALFVQASTSAEVTPRLVKAKLRAVPAPAPVVPKYPVGVYYFPGWRSAGQWAPITRFPERKPVLGWYREGDPQIADWHIKWAVEHGITFFVYDWYWVQGARQLEHALHEGYFKSNYRRSLQFCLLWANHNAPGTSSHEDCLALVRYWIEHYFHRPEHLRIDGKPAVVIFSPYQLRADMGSDGVRRAFDAMREACARAGLGGLYILACIGSAGEASLVAREGYDAVTAYNWPHLGVPGGTKWAPFDTLIDGYRQQWESIVQNSPIPLLPPVCGGWDSRPWHGQDALVRYGCTPDKFKKHLQDALQFLQQHRRNVVPMILIEAWNEWGEGSYIEPHREFGFGYLDAIREVFTSASPGHIDLTPADIGLPAPQVEMVSFAQPRGEFSRTGAGWDHGMNLTEPRIEGRALTAMTTSNDPAFFGPPVRITAGRYRKIRLRMRLEAQGEPFEDMAQVFWTTHSMGESEATSQRFPVRVDGQWREYVLSLSENPRWRGTVTRLRLDPCTRAGVKVQIGRIELLP, from the coding sequence ATGAACCAGACGCGAACAGAAGCGGAGTGGCGCTTCGATTCTCCCGATGTGCTGGAAGTATGGCGGGCAAACGGCGAAATCACGGACGTGCGCTTCGAGAACGGCGCGATGCGGTTCCGAACCACCGGTAGCGACCCGATACTGGAGTACATTCCGCTTCTCGACCTCCAAGCAGTTCCACACCAGGCGATAGAAATCGAACTCAAAGCCACCACGCCCGGCGTTGCCGAGTTGTTCTGGAGCAACACGACCCAGTCCCCGTACGGTGGCTTCCTGCCAGAGAAGCGCACGGATTTTGTCGTGAAGGGCGACGGGCAGTGGCATACCTATCGCGTTTTCCCGTTCTGGCAGAAGGAGGGGCGCATTGTCCGCCTGCGCTTTGACCCCTACGGCATTGGCGAGTTTCACCTGCGCGCCATCCGCATCGTTCGCCTGGCGGGATTGGGTGTTCGCGAAGGACAGAGAGATTTCGTCTTTCGCGACAACCGTGTCAACTGGCTTGCCTGGCATGGAGCGCAAATGCAGATGACCGCGAGCGGGGCGCGGCTGCAGCTGACGGAACCGGACGGCTTTGTCGCAGGGCGCGTCGGCATCGAAGCGGAGCGTTTCCAGATGGTGGCGGTGCGGCTCCGTTCGTCCGGAGTGAGACGATGCGCCATCGTATTTGCCACGACGGAGGCGTATGGTCTCCAGCAGCACGCTTTCGAGGTCATTCCCGATGGCAAATCGCGCCTTTACAATATCGATATGCTCGACTCTCGAAACTGGAGCGGTGAGGTGGTCATGCTGGGCATCCGTCCGGGCGAGCGCGCGGGAGACGCGATCACACTGGAAGAGGTGCGGGTAGCATCGGAACCACTGGGCGCGCCCGATGTGCATGTGTTGTTCTTCGGGATAGAAGATGCCCTGCCACGTGTGCAAAGCCCGCTGACCGTGACGCTTCGCGTGGTGAATCGGGGCGGACAGCCGGCAAGAGAGATGCGGGTATCCCTTCAACTGCCTCCGACGGCGCGTGTGCTGCAGCCGTTACATTCGCCCGCTGCCGAATTACCTTTTGGTGGAGAGGCGGAATGGCGCTGGCTGGTGTCGTTCTCTCGCGCGTGGAAAGGCTATTTTCAGGCGCAGTTACGGGCGGCAAACGCGCTGTTTGTCCAGGCCAGCACCAGCGCAGAGGTAACGCCCCGTTTGGTGAAGGCGAAACTGCGCGCGGTACCAGCCCCTGCACCGGTAGTCCCCAAATACCCGGTAGGGGTATACTACTTCCCCGGCTGGCGCAGTGCGGGGCAGTGGGCGCCGATTACTCGCTTCCCGGAACGTAAGCCAGTGCTGGGTTGGTACCGCGAAGGCGACCCCCAAATCGCCGACTGGCATATCAAATGGGCAGTGGAACACGGCATTACCTTCTTTGTGTACGATTGGTACTGGGTGCAGGGAGCGCGCCAGCTGGAGCACGCCCTGCATGAGGGGTATTTCAAGAGCAACTACCGCCGGTCTCTGCAGTTCTGCCTCCTGTGGGCAAACCACAACGCGCCCGGTACTTCCTCGCACGAGGACTGTCTGGCTTTGGTACGCTACTGGATAGAACACTACTTCCACCGTCCTGAGCATCTGAGAATCGATGGCAAGCCCGCCGTGGTGATTTTCAGCCCATACCAGTTGCGTGCGGATATGGGCAGCGATGGCGTCCGGCGTGCGTTTGACGCCATGCGTGAAGCGTGCGCGCGGGCAGGACTGGGCGGATTATACATCCTCGCGTGTATCGGCAGCGCGGGGGAGGCTTCACTGGTTGCGCGTGAAGGCTACGATGCGGTGACCGCGTATAACTGGCCTCACCTGGGAGTGCCCGGCGGTACGAAGTGGGCACCATTCGACACGTTGATTGACGGCTATCGCCAGCAGTGGGAGAGCATTGTGCAGAACAGCCCGATTCCCCTGCTGCCCCCGGTGTGCGGCGGTTGGGATAGTCGTCCGTGGCATGGGCAGGATGCGCTGGTGCGCTATGGGTGCACACCCGACAAGTTCAAGAAGCACCTGCAGGATGCCCTGCAGTTCTTACAACAGCACCGGCGCAATGTGGTTCCGATGATACTGATTGAAGCGTGGAACGAGTGGGGCGAGGGATCCTACATCGAGCCTCATCGTGAGTTCGGCTTCGGGTATTTAGATGCCATTCGGGAGGTGTTTACTTCCGCCTCGCCAGGGCACATCGACCTGACGCCCGCCGATATCGGGTTGCCAGCGCCACAAGTGGAGATGGTATCGTTCGCGCAACCGCGCGGGGAGTTCTCGAGAACTGGGGCAGGATGGGACCACGGAATGAATCTCACGGAGCCGCGCATCGAGGGCCGCGCACTGACCGCGATGACGACGAGCAATGACCCCGCGTTCTTCGGACCTCCCGTGCGAATTACCGCAGGTCGCTATCGCAAAATCCGCCTGCGGATGCGGCTGGAAGCGCAGGGAGAACCCTTCGAGGATATGGCACAGGTCTTCTGGACGACCCATTCGATGGGCGAAAGCGAAGCCACCAGCCAGAGGTTCCCAGTGCGTGTCGATGGACAATGGCGCGAATACGTGCTGTCTTTGAGTGAGAACCCGCGGTGGCGAGGAACGGTGACACGCCTGCGGCTGGACCCCTGCACTCGGGCTGGGGTGAAAGTGCAGATTGGGCGTATCGAACTGCTACCGTAA
- a CDS encoding nucleotidyltransferase domain-containing protein has product MQVREDDLKVLQDIFSRFPTIQRVLLFGSRATGTARRTSDIDLAIIAPDMSPAEWADLCEQIEESPIIYQIDMVRFDTLPQELLKERIIQEGVVIYPSCQG; this is encoded by the coding sequence ATGCAGGTGCGGGAGGACGACCTGAAAGTGCTGCAGGACATTTTCTCGCGCTTCCCGACGATTCAAAGGGTATTACTCTTCGGTTCCCGTGCTACCGGCACCGCGCGCCGCACCTCTGATATCGACCTCGCTATCATCGCCCCCGACATGTCTCCCGCCGAGTGGGCAGACCTGTGCGAGCAGATCGAGGAATCACCCATTATCTACCAGATAGACATGGTGCGTTTCGACACCCTGCCGCAGGAACTACTCAAAGAGCGTATCATTCAGGAAGGCGTGGTGATATATCCCTCGTGTCAGGGATAG
- a CDS encoding nucleotidyltransferase substrate binding protein: protein MSQQRFEQRRRLFHQALQRLREALAMPYSEVVRDGVIQRFEFTFELLWKTLQVYLHHLGYEANSPRRVLREAFEAGIIPSDSEGDGWMAMLDDRNLTSHTYDEALAEAIYQRIASQHIVLLEEAARRLQNIAWEE, encoded by the coding sequence ATGAGCCAGCAGCGGTTTGAGCAACGACGCCGACTGTTCCACCAGGCATTGCAGCGGTTGCGAGAAGCACTCGCGATGCCCTACAGTGAGGTCGTCCGCGACGGCGTGATCCAGCGATTCGAGTTCACCTTCGAACTGCTGTGGAAAACCCTGCAGGTCTACCTGCACCATCTCGGCTATGAGGCGAACAGCCCGCGTCGTGTGCTGCGTGAGGCGTTCGAAGCCGGCATTATTCCCTCAGATTCGGAAGGTGACGGGTGGATGGCGATGCTGGATGACCGCAATCTCACCTCGCACACCTACGACGAGGCGCTTGCCGAAGCGATATACCAGCGCATCGCCAGCCAGCATATCGTCTTGCTGGAAGAGGCGGCGCGACGTCTGCAAAACATCGCTTGGGAGGAGTAG
- a CDS encoding sugar ABC transporter ATP-binding protein translates to MPETAIAAPPVLQMRGISKQYPGVQALDNVDFEVRAGEVMALVGENGAGKSTLMKILAGAETRDRGEILLDGKPVHITNPHEAMDLGIRIIYQEFNLVPYLSAAENIFLGREPRARVPGFVDFRTMYARAQQLIDDLGVQIDVRTPVQYLSVAQQQMVEIAKAISQNARVLAMDEPSATLTEHELQNLFRLIRRLKGQCVGIIYISHRLEEIFEIADRVTVLRDGKLVGVRQVAETNRDELIRMMVGREITEQFPTRKTQRGDVVLEVRHLNRKGVLHDISLKVHEGEIVGLAGLVGAGRTELARAIFGADPIDSGEILLEGKPVRIRSPQDAIRLGIGLMTEDRKALGLILSMTVRENNTLANLKALTRLGFVQLRRERQVAEQYVRELMIRTPSIEQAVKNLSGGNQQKVVLAKWLFTRSKVLIFDEPTRGIDVGAKAEIYQLMNRLAEEGVAILMISSELPEVLGMSDRILVMHQGRIVGELSREEATQERIMHLATGGE, encoded by the coding sequence ATGCCAGAAACGGCGATAGCCGCTCCTCCGGTACTGCAGATGCGCGGTATCAGCAAGCAGTATCCGGGCGTGCAAGCGCTGGACAATGTGGACTTCGAAGTGCGTGCAGGCGAGGTGATGGCGCTGGTCGGCGAGAACGGCGCGGGCAAATCCACGCTGATGAAAATCCTCGCCGGCGCAGAGACGCGCGACCGGGGCGAAATCCTGCTGGATGGCAAGCCGGTGCACATCACCAATCCGCACGAGGCGATGGACCTGGGCATCCGCATCATCTATCAGGAGTTCAACCTCGTGCCGTATCTCAGCGCGGCAGAGAACATCTTTCTGGGACGTGAGCCGCGCGCGCGAGTACCCGGCTTTGTGGACTTCCGAACGATGTACGCCCGCGCCCAGCAGCTGATTGACGATTTGGGCGTGCAGATCGACGTCCGCACCCCGGTGCAGTACCTCTCGGTGGCGCAACAGCAGATGGTGGAAATCGCCAAAGCCATCTCCCAGAACGCGCGCGTGCTGGCGATGGACGAACCATCCGCCACCCTCACCGAACACGAGCTGCAAAACCTGTTCCGTCTCATTCGACGCCTGAAGGGGCAGTGCGTTGGCATCATCTATATCTCGCACCGGCTGGAGGAGATTTTTGAGATTGCCGACCGCGTGACCGTGCTGCGCGACGGCAAGCTGGTGGGCGTGCGACAGGTCGCCGAGACCAACCGCGACGAGCTCATCCGCATGATGGTGGGGCGCGAGATTACCGAACAGTTCCCCACCCGTAAAACGCAACGCGGTGACGTGGTGCTGGAGGTGCGCCATCTGAACCGCAAGGGCGTGCTGCACGACATCAGCCTGAAGGTGCATGAGGGGGAAATCGTCGGACTGGCGGGGCTGGTAGGTGCTGGACGCACCGAGCTGGCGCGCGCTATCTTCGGGGCAGACCCCATCGACAGCGGCGAGATTCTGCTGGAAGGCAAGCCCGTGCGCATCCGCTCGCCGCAGGACGCCATTCGACTGGGCATCGGCTTGATGACCGAAGACCGCAAGGCGCTGGGGCTTATCCTCAGCATGACCGTGCGCGAGAACAACACTCTGGCAAACCTCAAAGCGCTGACGCGGTTGGGCTTTGTGCAGCTGCGCAGGGAACGGCAGGTTGCCGAGCAGTATGTACGCGAACTGATGATACGCACGCCATCCATCGAGCAGGCGGTGAAGAACCTGTCGGGGGGCAACCAGCAGAAGGTAGTGCTGGCGAAGTGGCTGTTCACCCGCTCGAAGGTGTTGATATTCGACGAGCCGACGCGCGGTATTGACGTGGGCGCGAAGGCGGAGATTTACCAGCTGATGAACCGCCTGGCAGAAGAAGGGGTGGCTATCCTGATGATTTCCAGCGAGCTGCCCGAGGTGCTGGGCATGAGCGACCGCATTCTGGTGATGCATCAGGGACGCATCGTGGGCGAGCTGTCGCGCGAGGAAGCCACGCAGGAGCGCATCATGCACCTTGCCACTGGCGGTGAATAA
- a CDS encoding 3-ketoacyl-ACP reductase, producing the protein MHPVALITGGTRGIGLGIARCLAQEGYALALNGVRPAEAVRAVLEGLCQSGPPVEYFQADISQPEQRQQLVQAVRERFGRLNVLVNNAGVAPQVRADILEAGEESFERLIRINLQAPYFLTQAVARWMIEQKQADPDFSACIVFITSISATVASVNRGDYCISKAGLSMAAQLWAVRLAEFGIPVYEVRPGIIRTDMTAPVQERYDRLIAEGLTLQPRWGTPDDVGKAVAMLVRGDLSYSTGAVIMVDGGLTVPRL; encoded by the coding sequence ATGCACCCTGTGGCTCTCATTACTGGTGGAACGCGGGGCATCGGCCTGGGCATCGCGCGATGTCTGGCGCAGGAGGGTTATGCGCTTGCGCTCAACGGTGTGCGCCCGGCTGAGGCAGTGAGGGCGGTGCTGGAGGGACTGTGCCAGTCGGGCCCGCCGGTCGAGTATTTTCAGGCGGACATCTCGCAGCCGGAGCAACGCCAGCAACTGGTGCAGGCGGTTCGCGAGCGGTTCGGAAGGCTGAACGTACTGGTCAACAACGCGGGCGTCGCCCCACAGGTGCGGGCGGACATCCTGGAGGCAGGTGAGGAGAGCTTCGAGCGGCTGATTCGCATCAACCTGCAGGCGCCCTACTTCCTGACGCAGGCGGTCGCCCGCTGGATGATCGAACAGAAGCAAGCCGACCCCGATTTCTCCGCCTGTATCGTGTTCATCACTTCCATCTCCGCCACGGTGGCATCGGTCAACCGCGGCGACTACTGTATCTCCAAAGCAGGGCTGTCGATGGCCGCGCAACTGTGGGCGGTGCGGCTGGCGGAGTTCGGCATCCCCGTTTACGAGGTGCGCCCCGGCATTATCCGCACCGACATGACCGCCCCCGTTCAGGAGCGCTATGACCGTCTTATCGCAGAAGGGCTTACCCTGCAGCCTCGCTGGGGCACGCCCGATGACGTGGGCAAAGCGGTGGCGATGCTGGTGCGAGGCGACCTGTCCTACTCGACGGGCGCGGTCATCATGGTGGACGGGGGGCTCACGGTACCCCGGTTGTAA
- a CDS encoding PIN domain-containing protein, with product MAYLVDSNVLVRLRDLDSPERAVCEQVVQVSLQQGVRLYLCAQSLIEFWAVSTRPRETNGLGLDTEQVFTGITTIVRSIPLLPEPPDIAERWLQLVRQYEVKGKEVHDARLVAFAVAHRIGDILTLNLDDFTRYREVAAWTPAQLIDHITQGG from the coding sequence ATGGCCTACCTGGTGGACAGTAACGTTCTCGTGCGGCTGAGAGACCTCGACAGTCCTGAGCGTGCCGTCTGCGAGCAGGTGGTTCAGGTTAGCTTGCAACAGGGTGTGCGTCTGTATCTGTGCGCGCAATCGTTGATCGAGTTCTGGGCAGTCAGCACGCGCCCGCGCGAGACAAACGGGCTGGGATTGGATACAGAGCAGGTTTTCACTGGCATTACCACCATTGTCCGCAGCATTCCGCTGCTCCCTGAACCGCCGGACATCGCGGAGCGGTGGCTGCAGCTGGTAAGACAATACGAGGTCAAAGGCAAAGAGGTGCATGACGCGCGGCTGGTGGCGTTCGCAGTAGCGCACCGCATTGGGGACATATTGACCCTCAACCTCGACGACTTCACCCGCTACCGCGAGGTTGCGGCCTGGACGCCAGCGCAGCTGATAGACCACATCACTCAAGGAGGATAA
- a CDS encoding glycoside hydrolase family 88 protein — translation MLHVDNNLSPSDLLPAIERMWQLSAAKILDIEQTWSPEMGAPVFTVKGRYASRAWTDWTHGFQFGSALLQYDATGDESFLHLGREGTYRHIPVHITHMGVHDHGFNIISTYGNLWRLMGEGRLPVDEGERRLCELAIRCSGAVQASRWARTADGGGYIYSFNGPHSLFADTMRTLRVLALAHRLGHVLKTEGDRTVSLLERLITHARTTTRYTVYYGEGRDIYDVRGRVAHESLFNPNDGSYRCPSTQQGYSPFSTWTRGLAWVMLGFAEQLEFVDTLSDADLQPFGGREAVQAMLLQPALATADFFIENTPTDGIPYWDTGAPGLRELGDYLNRPADPFNDREPVDSSAAAIACQALLRLGHWLSANGREQEGHRYGQAGLTVLRRLLEEPYLSMDESHQGLLLHSVYHRPNGWDHVPEGRRIPCGESSMWGDYHLREACLYVQRLAKGEGYYAFFGRDG, via the coding sequence ATGCTCCATGTGGATAACAACCTGTCGCCGTCCGACCTGCTCCCTGCCATCGAGCGAATGTGGCAGCTGTCGGCGGCGAAGATACTGGATATCGAGCAAACATGGTCACCAGAAATGGGCGCGCCGGTGTTTACGGTGAAGGGGCGGTACGCCAGCCGCGCGTGGACGGACTGGACACACGGCTTCCAGTTCGGTTCCGCGCTGCTGCAGTATGACGCCACCGGTGATGAGAGTTTCCTGCACCTTGGGCGCGAGGGGACGTATCGCCACATCCCTGTACACATCACCCACATGGGCGTGCATGACCACGGCTTTAACATCATCAGCACCTACGGCAACCTGTGGCGGTTGATGGGGGAAGGACGTCTTCCTGTCGACGAAGGCGAGCGTCGGTTGTGCGAGCTGGCAATCCGCTGCAGCGGGGCGGTGCAGGCGAGCCGATGGGCGCGCACGGCAGACGGAGGCGGCTATATCTATTCGTTCAACGGGCCGCACTCGCTGTTCGCGGACACCATGCGCACCCTGCGCGTGCTTGCGCTGGCGCATCGGCTGGGACATGTGCTGAAAACGGAGGGCGACCGCACGGTGTCGCTGCTGGAGCGATTGATCACCCACGCGCGCACTACTACCCGCTACACGGTGTACTACGGCGAAGGGCGAGACATCTACGACGTGCGCGGGCGCGTGGCGCATGAGAGCCTGTTCAACCCGAACGACGGCAGCTACCGTTGCCCCTCTACGCAGCAGGGCTACTCGCCGTTCAGCACATGGACGCGCGGGCTGGCATGGGTGATGCTGGGCTTCGCGGAGCAGCTGGAGTTTGTCGATACGCTTAGCGACGCCGACTTGCAACCCTTTGGGGGACGTGAGGCGGTGCAGGCGATGCTGCTACAGCCCGCGCTGGCGACCGCCGATTTCTTCATCGAGAACACCCCCACCGACGGCATCCCCTACTGGGACACCGGCGCGCCCGGGCTGCGCGAACTGGGAGACTATCTGAATCGTCCTGCCGACCCGTTCAACGACCGGGAGCCGGTGGACAGCTCGGCGGCGGCGATTGCGTGCCAGGCGTTGCTGCGACTGGGGCATTGGCTGAGCGCAAACGGGCGCGAGCAGGAAGGTCATCGTTACGGGCAGGCGGGTTTGACCGTTCTACGCCGTCTGCTGGAAGAGCCTTACCTGAGCATGGACGAATCGCATCAGGGGCTGCTGCTACACAGCGTATACCACCGCCCGAACGGCTGGGACCACGTGCCCGAGGGACGGCGCATCCCCTGCGGCGAGTCCAGCATGTGGGGTGATTACCACCTGCGCGAGGCGTGCCTTTACGTGCAGCGGCTGGCAAAGGGGGAGGGATATTATGCGTTCTTCGGTCGTGACGGGTGA
- a CDS encoding DUF309 domain-containing protein has protein sequence MKKEFIMDLPARFYDAMRLFDAGEYFECHEVLEELWREEPTSLRLFYQGLLQVAVGCYHLTVRYNRRGALSKLQAGLDKLGQFPAVMHLLDVEDLRQQVQALVEQVKAMTDEEIAAFERTPLLTVRYLT, from the coding sequence GTGAAAAAGGAATTCATCATGGATTTACCTGCCCGCTTCTACGACGCTATGCGTTTGTTCGACGCAGGCGAGTACTTTGAGTGCCATGAGGTGCTGGAGGAGCTCTGGCGCGAGGAGCCAACCTCACTGCGCCTGTTTTACCAGGGCCTGCTGCAGGTAGCGGTGGGTTGCTACCACCTCACCGTCCGTTACAACCGCCGCGGCGCACTGAGCAAACTGCAGGCGGGGCTGGACAAGCTCGGGCAGTTTCCCGCGGTGATGCACCTGCTGGATGTGGAAGACCTGCGTCAGCAAGTGCAGGCACTGGTCGAGCAGGTAAAAGCCATGACCGACGAGGAGATAGCTGCCTTCGAGAGGACGCCTTTGCTGACGGTACGGTATCTAACCTAG